The following coding sequences lie in one Candidatus Neomarinimicrobiota bacterium genomic window:
- the rplU gene encoding 50S ribosomal protein L21: MERKTYAIAEIAGKQVILEQNKDLTVPKLDLEPGNKLIIDKILYYKNDETIEIGTPYIEGMKFEAIVKEHFRDNKVIVFKKKRRKGYKVKKGHRQEYTIIHIDKLESSPITKKQTTKQKVQTSKVKDSKEETSNGT; the protein is encoded by the coding sequence ATGGAAAGAAAAACATATGCAATAGCTGAAATAGCTGGAAAACAGGTAATATTAGAACAAAATAAAGATTTAACAGTTCCCAAATTAGACCTGGAGCCAGGAAATAAATTGATAATAGACAAAATACTATATTATAAAAATGATGAAACAATAGAAATTGGTACTCCGTATATTGAGGGAATGAAATTTGAAGCAATTGTAAAAGAGCATTTTAGAGACAACAAAGTGATAGTATTTAAAAAGAAAAGAAGAAAAGGATACAAGGTAAAAAAGGGACATCGCCAGGAATATACAATAATACATATAGACAAACTTGAATCATCACCTATAACTAAAAAGCAAACAACAAAACAAAAGGTTCAAACTTCAAAAGTAAAAGATTCTAAAGAGGAGACTAGCAATGGCACATAA
- a CDS encoding YfhL family 4Fe-4S dicluster ferredoxin has protein sequence MFKFTAILQIGEGIMAMKITDECISCGACEPQCPVNAISQGDEYYVIDPNLCVECEGYYDEPQCVGVCPVDCIVKA, from the coding sequence ATGTTTAAATTCACGGCGATTTTACAAATAGGAGAGGGAATTATGGCAATGAAAATTACAGATGAATGCATCAGCTGTGGTGCATGTGAGCCTCAGTGCCCGGTTAATGCGATAAGTCAGGGCGATGAATATTATGTTATTGATCCCAACTTATGTGTCGAGTGTGAAGGATATTATGATGAGCCTCAGTGTGTTGGGGTATGCCCAGTTGATTGCATTGTAAAGGCATAG
- the rpmA gene encoding 50S ribosomal protein L27 encodes MAHKKGVGSSKNGRESHSKRLGVKRFGSQYVTAGTILVRQRGTKFHPGKNVGKGGDDTLFALTNGIVQFEKKNKNKRFIHVIPN; translated from the coding sequence ATGGCACATAAAAAAGGAGTAGGTAGCTCCAAAAATGGGCGTGAAAGCCACTCGAAACGATTGGGGGTAAAACGCTTTGGGAGTCAATACGTCACTGCAGGAACAATCCTTGTACGTCAGCGAGGGACGAAGTTTCATCCAGGTAAAAACGTTGGAAAAGGTGGCGACGATACACTATTCGCTCTGACCAATGGAATTGTCCAGTTTGAGAAGAAAAACAAAAATAAAAGATTTATTCACGTCATTCCAAATTAA
- a CDS encoding winged helix-turn-helix transcriptional regulator, translated as MMKNIVTISKILKAISDFNRLRVCIILKERSMCLCEISSILDNIVLSTLSNHLKILSEAGIVVQKKYGRYIIFSLSEDEFINKLLDMIRIYLSDDERVLKDIEKVKSMRPVLDI; from the coding sequence ATGATGAAAAATATTGTCACTATAAGTAAGATATTAAAAGCAATTTCAGATTTTAATAGGCTTAGGGTCTGTATTATATTAAAAGAAAGATCGATGTGTCTTTGCGAAATTTCATCTATTCTGGATAATATTGTTCTTTCAACATTATCAAATCATTTAAAAATATTGTCTGAAGCAGGGATAGTTGTACAGAAAAAATATGGTAGGTACATAATATTTTCATTAAGTGAGGATGAGTTCATAAATAAATTGCTTGATATGATAAGAATTTATCTGTCAGATGATGAAAGAGTCCTTAAGGATATTGAAAAAGTAAAATCGATGCGGCCTGTATTGGATATTTAA